The region GGTATCGACAGGGCGATCGTCGAGTCATGAATCGCAATCACCCAGAATACCATCGAATAGAAAGCAAGCTGAAAGAAGATGGCACTCGTTTATGGATTGATACCAATACGATTCCTCTCCATGATGCTAAAGATCAAGTAGTAGGAATTTTGAGAACCTATGAAAATGTTACCGAACGTAAGCAAATTGAAGAACAATTACGATTAACTCAATTTACTCTCAATCGCCTAGGCGATATCGTAGTCCTGATGTCTACTGAGGCACAATTGTTTTATGTGAATGACTCAGCTTGTCGAACATTGGGATATGAGCAATCGGAGTTATTAAATCTGAAGTTTTATCAAATTGATACCTTCTATTCTGCTGAAAGTTGGCAAGATCGTTGGCATGAATTACGTCAGTTAAAATCTCTAACCTGTGAATCGATTCTTTGGACAAGCAGTGGTGTGCCGATTCCCGTAGAAGTGCGGATGAATTATTTAAAGTTTAATGGTAAAGAATATAATTGTGGAATTTTTCGAGATATTTCCGAACGCAAAAAAGCAGAGGAAGCACTGCGGGAAAGTGAGGAACGATTTAGAGCAATTTTTGAGCAGGTCGCTGTGGGCATGGCAATTGTGACTTTAAATGGGCATTTTTTCCGAGTCAATCAGAAATTTTGTGATATTCTTGGATATAATCGCCCCGAAATGCTATCAAGAACGTTTGAAGATATTACTGCTCCAGAAGATTTAGGGAAATTGATGGGCACTATCGACCGTATATTGACTGAAGATAATCCCAGTGAAACTATAGAGAGTCAATATATTTGTAAGGATAACAAAATAGTTTGGGGTCATGTCACGATCTCCTTAGTCCGCAAGACTTCTGGGGAGAATCATTATTATATTTGGGTATTTGAAGAAATTAGCGATCGCAAACAAGCCGAAGAAAAACTTAAAGCTTCTCTGAGAGAAAAAGAGGTTTTACTCAAGGAGATTCATCATCGGGTTAAAAACAATTTAATGGTCGTGTCTAACCTCTTGGAATTGCAGTCTGAATATCTAGAAAATTCCAGTCTAATAAAAATCTTATCAGACAGCCAAAATCGAATTTATTCGATGTTATTAATTCATGAGAAATTGTACAGAACCACAAATCTAGATCGGGTTCAATTGGATGATTACTTAGAATCTTTAGTCGCAGGATTATTGGATTCCTATCAAGGTCGAGAACAAAAGGTTGAGTTGATCTTAAATTTAAATCCCATTCACCTGAATGTTGAAACAGCTAATCCTTGTGGATTAATTGTTAATGAATTAGTCTCTAACGCCTTAAAACATGCCTTTCCTAACAAACCTCAAAACCATCAAGATATCATTTGGGTAGGACTAGAAAAAAATGAAGATCGGGTCATCACTATAGAGGTAAAAGATAATGGGATTGGATTGCCCGCTAATTTTGATATTCGCCAAGTGGATACCATGGGATTAGAATTGGTCTGCACTTTGGCCGATCAACTAAAAACTAAGCCAGAAATAATTCCCGGTATAGGAACTCATATTCGGTTGAAATTCTTGGAACTCAAATATCCTCGGAGGTGGTAATTATGGGAAACCTTAAAATCTTAATTGTAGAAGATGAATTGTTGATTGCTAAAGGACTGGCTAGAAAATTAAAAAAACTGGGATATCCGGTCATAGAGATTGTCGCTTCTGGAGAAGAAGCCATCCAGTATAGCAAAATCAATCAGCCAGATTTGATCTTAATGGATATTGTTCTAGAGGGAGATATGGATGGCATTGAAGCTGCTCAAAAAATCAATGAGTTTCAGTCTATTCCGATCATCTATTTAACGGCTTATGCTGATGATGACACCCTGGTGAGAGCAGAAGAGACTAATTATTATGGTTATTTACTCAAACCCTATAAAGAGAGAGAATTGTATGCTACCATGAAAATGGCATTGAAACAATGGGAAGAAAATCAAATTCTCCGTAAATCTTTATCCCTTGCCCATGCCAAAAGCGAAGAACAATCACGCTACTTATCGATTACATCCCATGATTTGAGAAATCCCTTAACAACGATTCAAGTATCGGCAGAGATGCTCAAAGACTATGGCGATAAATTATCGGAAGAAAAAAAACAGAAGCATTTAGACTGGATTAAGTCTTCAGTTAAGAACATGAATAGCTTGCTCGAAGATATTCTCACCCTGCATCAAGCGGATGCGGGAAAAATAACCTTTGAACCCCAACAGGTCAATGTGGTGGAATTGACTGAATCCATTGTCCAGAATTTTGAGGCGATCGCCACTGAGAAGCATCAAATCATCGTGCAAGCGTCACCACCGGAAATTATTGCCTCCTGCGATATTAAATTGCTCTACCATATTTTAGGGAACTTACTCTCCAACGCCATTAAATACTCACCAGATGGGGGACGCATTATCCTGGACATCTCCCTGACAGCCACGGATGTTATCTTTGTTATTGAAGATCAAGGGATTGGATTTCCACCAGACTATCAACCCAAACTCTTTACCCAATTTGAACGAGCTTCTAATGTTGGCTCGATTAAAGGAACCGGTTTAGGACTCTCCATTGTTAAATATGCTGTAGAGTGCCATGGGGGAAGTATTAGTCTCACCTCTCAAGAAGGAATAGGGACAAAGGCAATCATTT is a window of Roseofilum reptotaenium CS-1145 DNA encoding:
- a CDS encoding PAS domain S-box protein, with the protein product MLDKEMQMRSIFQAMQDVVLVLDADLQEIEVIPTHPMMFAHPQWDIVNQTLELFWDGDQTEIFRSQIERSLARQYPVTFEYSVRQGNRDLWFTSHISPISKTSVVWVAREITDRKEAELRLQNIREQLEMIVEQRTGALQRLNAELEQRVQERTAQLQEVNEQLRQEIGDRHHAQEELRRSKQLLQLVMDNIPQFIVWKDLHSMYLGCNRNFAQLAGLSTPEEIVGKTDYDLFWTRDEADWYRQGDRRVMNRNHPEYHRIESKLKEDGTRLWIDTNTIPLHDAKDQVVGILRTYENVTERKQIEEQLRLTQFTLNRLGDIVVLMSTEAQLFYVNDSACRTLGYEQSELLNLKFYQIDTFYSAESWQDRWHELRQLKSLTCESILWTSSGVPIPVEVRMNYLKFNGKEYNCGIFRDISERKKAEEALRESEERFRAIFEQVAVGMAIVTLNGHFFRVNQKFCDILGYNRPEMLSRTFEDITAPEDLGKLMGTIDRILTEDNPSETIESQYICKDNKIVWGHVTISLVRKTSGENHYYIWVFEEISDRKQAEEKLKASLREKEVLLKEIHHRVKNNLMVVSNLLELQSEYLENSSLIKILSDSQNRIYSMLLIHEKLYRTTNLDRVQLDDYLESLVAGLLDSYQGREQKVELILNLNPIHLNVETANPCGLIVNELVSNALKHAFPNKPQNHQDIIWVGLEKNEDRVITIEVKDNGIGLPANFDIRQVDTMGLELVCTLADQLKTKPEIIPGIGTHIRLKFLELKYPRRW
- a CDS encoding hybrid sensor histidine kinase/response regulator is translated as MGNLKILIVEDELLIAKGLARKLKKLGYPVIEIVASGEEAIQYSKINQPDLILMDIVLEGDMDGIEAAQKINEFQSIPIIYLTAYADDDTLVRAEETNYYGYLLKPYKERELYATMKMALKQWEENQILRKSLSLAHAKSEEQSRYLSITSHDLRNPLTTIQVSAEMLKDYGDKLSEEKKQKHLDWIKSSVKNMNSLLEDILTLHQADAGKITFEPQQVNVVELTESIVQNFEAIATEKHQIIVQASPPEIIASCDIKLLYHILGNLLSNAIKYSPDGGRIILDISLTATDVIFVIEDQGIGFPPDYQPKLFTQFERASNVGSIKGTGLGLSIVKYAVECHGGSISLTSQEGIGTKAIISLPCLPPVPVN